The following are encoded together in the Penaeus chinensis breed Huanghai No. 1 chromosome 20, ASM1920278v2, whole genome shotgun sequence genome:
- the LOC125035889 gene encoding extensin-like, giving the protein MKHAQATRPSNTPMKHAQATRQSHTPKPHAQATRPSHTPKPHAQASRPSHTPKPDAHETRPSHTPKPHAQATRPSQTPMKHAQATRPSQTPMKHAQATRQSHTPKPDAHETRPSQTPKPHAQATRPSHTPKPHAKATRQSQTFGDAAALTDAASDGAGPAPKGKPMLRTLCYIYTESFINE; this is encoded by the coding sequence ATGAAACACGCCCAAGCCACACGCCCAAGCAACACGCCCATGAAACACGCCCAAGCCACACGCCAAAGTCACACGCCCAAGCCACACGCCCAAGCCACACGCCCAAGCCACACGCCCAAGCCACACGCCCAAGCCTCACGCCCAAGCCACACGCCCAAGCCAGACGCCCATGAAACACGCCCAAGCCACACGCCAAAGCCACACGCCCAAGCCACACGCCCAAGCCAGACGCCCATGAAACACGCCCAAGCCACACGCCCAAGCCAGACGCCCATGAAACACGCCCAAGCCACACGCCAAAGCCACACGCCCAAGCCAGACGCCCATGAAACACGCCCAAGCCAGACGCCCAAGCCACACGCCCAAGCCACACGCCCAAGCCACACGCCCAAGCCACACGCCAAAGCCACACGCCAAAGCCAGACCTTCGGCGACGCGGCGGCGCTGACGGACGCGGCCTCCGACGGTGCCGGTCCCGCGCCAAAAGGAAAACCAATGTTACGCACCCTCTGTTATATCTATACGGAATCTTTCATTAATGAATAA